A DNA window from Helianthus annuus cultivar XRQ/B chromosome 15, HanXRQr2.0-SUNRISE, whole genome shotgun sequence contains the following coding sequences:
- the LOC110942358 gene encoding putative receptor-like protein kinase At4g00960 isoform X1 → MSKLTRKPLVLLFFYFTCSINIIILAQPDFFSKYCNIEYPNYTTNSTFRTNLDRALARLPATDSGYGFFNSSSGQSPDTAYAIALCRADSTDLVSCLTCVNNSIVKLREICPNQIDSSGYYDNCMLYYTNNIILGKNIFIDVIEEYMDDNVTNAAGLFEDVLKLLGNVTVQAARGGQLKYATGRMARANATAIYGLAQCTPDLTSEQCGNCLRDMVARLNGCCRVKLGVRILSPKCNIRYEDHLFYENVNVTISPPPQGQPPLVIPARKDTSLTRIVTSMVMATSAFVMIVVSICIFAMLRKKKLLEKSIENKLSRIVEFSEYDFHTVKKATNDFSEDNKIGHGGFGVVYKGELQNGRLIAVKRLSINSGQGEPQFKNEVMLVAKLHHRNLVGLLGFCLEGSERLLIYEFLPNSSLDKLLFDPNKRSLLDWDTRYNIIEGVARGLLYLHEDSRVRIIHRDLKASNILLDAQMNAKITDFGIARLFNPDETQGNTHRVVGTYGYMAPEYIMHGKFSRKLDVFSFGVLLLEIITGQQNQSFRNDDNLYLISYAWRSWRDETLSNIIDPVLLRGSSSSTDIVRCIHIALLCVQKDAVDRPTMSEVVSMLNSFSLTLQVPLEPAFFTENSADHVNASNENFIGSSSKIFINSASTSETIPR, encoded by the exons ATGTCAAAACTTACCAGAAAACCACTTGTGCTACTCTTCTTTTATTTCACATGTTCCATAAATATTATCATCTTAGCTCAACCCGACTTCTTCAGTAAATATTGTAATATCGAATATCCCAATTACACAACAAACAGCACTTTCCGCACAAATCTTGACCGCGCCCTCGCCCGCTTACCCGCCACTGACTCCGGCTACGGTTTCTTCAACAGCTCTTCGGGCCAGAGCCCCGACACGGCCTATGCCATCGCACTTTGTCGGGCCGACAGTACTGACTTGGTATCATGTCTCACTTGTGTCAACAACTCCATTGTGAAGCTTAGGGAGATTTGCCCCAATCAAATAGATTCAAGTGGATATTATGATAATTGTATGCTTTATTATACTAATAATATTATATTAGGGAAAAATATTTTTATTGATGTTATAGAGGAATATATGGATGATAATGTCACCAATGCGGCCGGATTATTTGAAGACGTGTTAAAATTGCTAGGAAACGTGACAGTTCAAGCGGCCCGTGGCGGACAGTTAAAGTACGCTACTGGAAGGATGGCACGGGCTAATGCCACGGCCATTTATGGGCTTGCGCAGTGTACTCCGGATCTAACGAGTGAACAGTGTGGCAATTGCTTGAGAGATATGGTCGCGCGACTCAATGGGTGTTGTCGAGTAAAATTGGGGGTGAGGATTCTTTCTCCTAAGTGTAATATAAGGTATGAAGATCATCTGTTTTATGAGAATGTGAATGTGACCATTTCTCCTCCACCTCAGGGTCAGCCTCCTCTTG TGATTCCCGCAAGAAAAGATACAAGTTTAACTCGAATAGTAACATCCATGGTCATGGCGACGTCCGCATTTGTTATGATAGTAGTTTCTATTTGCATCTTTGCAATGTTGAGGAAGAAGAAATTGCTTGAAAAAAGTATAGAAA ATAAACTTTCGCGCATTGTAGAATTTTCGGAATATGATTTTCATACAGTGAAGAAAGCAACAAATGATTTCTCTGAAGACAACAAAATCGGACATGGAGGGTTCGGAGTCGTTTACAAG GGGGAGCTCCAAAATGGACGTTTAATAGCAGTGAAGAGGTTGTCAATTAATTCCGGACAAGGTGAACCACAGTTCAAAAACGAGGTGATGTTGGTCGCTAAGCTTCACCATCGTAATTTAGTTGGGTTGCTTGGTTTCTGTTTAGAAGGGAGCGAAAGACTCCTCATATACGAGTTTTTGCCAAATTCAAGCCTAGATAAACTTTTATTTG ACCCAAATAAGAGATCACTTTTGGATTGGGATACAAGGTACAACATAATCGAAGGTGTTGCTCGAGGACTACTTTATCTTCATGAAGATTCACGTGTAAGAATCATCCATCGTGATCTCAAAGCTAGTAACATTTTGTTAGATGCGCAAATGAATGCCAAAATAACAGATTTTGGTATAGCAAGATTGTTTAACCCTGATGAAACACAAGGCAATACACATAGGGTTGTGGGGACCTA TGGTTATATGGCACCAGAATACATAATGCATGGCAAATTCTCAAGGAAATTAGATGTCTTTAGCTTTGGAGTGTTGCTGTTAGAAATAATAACAGGCCAACAAAACCAAAGTTTCAGAAACGACGATAATCTCTACCTTATCAGCTAC GCATGGAGAAGTTGGCGAGATGAAACATTATCGAATATAATAGACCCGGTGTTATTAAGAGGATCAAGTTCATCAACCGACATCGTTAGATGTATTCACATAGCCTTATTATGTGTTCAAAAAGATGCCGTAGATAGGCCAACGATGTCTGAGGTTGTTTCTATGCTCAATAGCTTCTCCCTCACTCTCCAAGTACCATTAGAGCCTGCGTTTTTCACTGAAAATAGTGCTGATCATGTCAATGCTTCGAATGAGAATTTTATAGGATCATCATCGAAGATTTTTATAAATAGCGCTTCAACTTCTGAGACAATTCCTCGATAA
- the LOC110942358 gene encoding putative receptor-like protein kinase At4g00960 isoform X4: MCQAYRVIPARKDTSLTRIVTSMVMATSAFVMIVVSICIFAMLRKKKLLEKSIENKLSRIVEFSEYDFHTVKKATNDFSEDNKIGHGGFGVVYKGELQNGRLIAVKRLSINSGQGEPQFKNEVMLVAKLHHRNLVGLLGFCLEGSERLLIYEFLPNSSLDKLLFDPNKRSLLDWDTRYNIIEGVARGLLYLHEDSRVRIIHRDLKASNILLDAQMNAKITDFGIARLFNPDETQGNTHRVVGTYGYMAPEYIMHGKFSRKLDVFSFGVLLLEIITGQQNQSFRNDDNLYLISYAWRSWRDETLSNIIDPVLLRGSSSSTDIVRCIHIALLCVQKDAVDRPTMSEVVSMLNSFSLTLQVPLEPAFFTENSADHVNASNENFIGSSSKIFINSASTSETIPR, translated from the exons ATGTGTCAAGCATATAGAG TGATTCCCGCAAGAAAAGATACAAGTTTAACTCGAATAGTAACATCCATGGTCATGGCGACGTCCGCATTTGTTATGATAGTAGTTTCTATTTGCATCTTTGCAATGTTGAGGAAGAAGAAATTGCTTGAAAAAAGTATAGAAA ATAAACTTTCGCGCATTGTAGAATTTTCGGAATATGATTTTCATACAGTGAAGAAAGCAACAAATGATTTCTCTGAAGACAACAAAATCGGACATGGAGGGTTCGGAGTCGTTTACAAG GGGGAGCTCCAAAATGGACGTTTAATAGCAGTGAAGAGGTTGTCAATTAATTCCGGACAAGGTGAACCACAGTTCAAAAACGAGGTGATGTTGGTCGCTAAGCTTCACCATCGTAATTTAGTTGGGTTGCTTGGTTTCTGTTTAGAAGGGAGCGAAAGACTCCTCATATACGAGTTTTTGCCAAATTCAAGCCTAGATAAACTTTTATTTG ACCCAAATAAGAGATCACTTTTGGATTGGGATACAAGGTACAACATAATCGAAGGTGTTGCTCGAGGACTACTTTATCTTCATGAAGATTCACGTGTAAGAATCATCCATCGTGATCTCAAAGCTAGTAACATTTTGTTAGATGCGCAAATGAATGCCAAAATAACAGATTTTGGTATAGCAAGATTGTTTAACCCTGATGAAACACAAGGCAATACACATAGGGTTGTGGGGACCTA TGGTTATATGGCACCAGAATACATAATGCATGGCAAATTCTCAAGGAAATTAGATGTCTTTAGCTTTGGAGTGTTGCTGTTAGAAATAATAACAGGCCAACAAAACCAAAGTTTCAGAAACGACGATAATCTCTACCTTATCAGCTAC GCATGGAGAAGTTGGCGAGATGAAACATTATCGAATATAATAGACCCGGTGTTATTAAGAGGATCAAGTTCATCAACCGACATCGTTAGATGTATTCACATAGCCTTATTATGTGTTCAAAAAGATGCCGTAGATAGGCCAACGATGTCTGAGGTTGTTTCTATGCTCAATAGCTTCTCCCTCACTCTCCAAGTACCATTAGAGCCTGCGTTTTTCACTGAAAATAGTGCTGATCATGTCAATGCTTCGAATGAGAATTTTATAGGATCATCATCGAAGATTTTTATAAATAGCGCTTCAACTTCTGAGACAATTCCTCGATAA
- the LOC110942358 gene encoding putative receptor-like protein kinase At4g00960 isoform X2: MSKLTRKPLVLLFFYFTCSINIIILAQPDFFSKYCNIEYPNYTTNSTFRTNLDRALARLPATDSGYGFFNSSSGQSPDTAYAIALCRADSTDLVSCLTCVNNSIVKLREICPNQIDSSGYYDNCMLYYTNNIILGKNIFIDVIEEYMDDNVTNAAGLFEDVLKLLGNVTVQAARGGQLKYATGRMARANATAIYGLAQCTPDLTSEQCGNCLRDMVARLNGCCRVKLGVRILSPKCNIRYEDHLFYENVNVTISPPPQGQPPLVIPARKDTSLTRIVTSMVMATSAFVMIVVSICIFAMLRKKKLLEKSIEMKKATNDFSEDNKIGHGGFGVVYKGELQNGRLIAVKRLSINSGQGEPQFKNEVMLVAKLHHRNLVGLLGFCLEGSERLLIYEFLPNSSLDKLLFDPNKRSLLDWDTRYNIIEGVARGLLYLHEDSRVRIIHRDLKASNILLDAQMNAKITDFGIARLFNPDETQGNTHRVVGTYGYMAPEYIMHGKFSRKLDVFSFGVLLLEIITGQQNQSFRNDDNLYLISYAWRSWRDETLSNIIDPVLLRGSSSSTDIVRCIHIALLCVQKDAVDRPTMSEVVSMLNSFSLTLQVPLEPAFFTENSADHVNASNENFIGSSSKIFINSASTSETIPR; this comes from the exons ATGTCAAAACTTACCAGAAAACCACTTGTGCTACTCTTCTTTTATTTCACATGTTCCATAAATATTATCATCTTAGCTCAACCCGACTTCTTCAGTAAATATTGTAATATCGAATATCCCAATTACACAACAAACAGCACTTTCCGCACAAATCTTGACCGCGCCCTCGCCCGCTTACCCGCCACTGACTCCGGCTACGGTTTCTTCAACAGCTCTTCGGGCCAGAGCCCCGACACGGCCTATGCCATCGCACTTTGTCGGGCCGACAGTACTGACTTGGTATCATGTCTCACTTGTGTCAACAACTCCATTGTGAAGCTTAGGGAGATTTGCCCCAATCAAATAGATTCAAGTGGATATTATGATAATTGTATGCTTTATTATACTAATAATATTATATTAGGGAAAAATATTTTTATTGATGTTATAGAGGAATATATGGATGATAATGTCACCAATGCGGCCGGATTATTTGAAGACGTGTTAAAATTGCTAGGAAACGTGACAGTTCAAGCGGCCCGTGGCGGACAGTTAAAGTACGCTACTGGAAGGATGGCACGGGCTAATGCCACGGCCATTTATGGGCTTGCGCAGTGTACTCCGGATCTAACGAGTGAACAGTGTGGCAATTGCTTGAGAGATATGGTCGCGCGACTCAATGGGTGTTGTCGAGTAAAATTGGGGGTGAGGATTCTTTCTCCTAAGTGTAATATAAGGTATGAAGATCATCTGTTTTATGAGAATGTGAATGTGACCATTTCTCCTCCACCTCAGGGTCAGCCTCCTCTTG TGATTCCCGCAAGAAAAGATACAAGTTTAACTCGAATAGTAACATCCATGGTCATGGCGACGTCCGCATTTGTTATGATAGTAGTTTCTATTTGCATCTTTGCAATGTTGAGGAAGAAGAAATTGCTTGAAAAAAGTATAGAAA TGAAGAAAGCAACAAATGATTTCTCTGAAGACAACAAAATCGGACATGGAGGGTTCGGAGTCGTTTACAAG GGGGAGCTCCAAAATGGACGTTTAATAGCAGTGAAGAGGTTGTCAATTAATTCCGGACAAGGTGAACCACAGTTCAAAAACGAGGTGATGTTGGTCGCTAAGCTTCACCATCGTAATTTAGTTGGGTTGCTTGGTTTCTGTTTAGAAGGGAGCGAAAGACTCCTCATATACGAGTTTTTGCCAAATTCAAGCCTAGATAAACTTTTATTTG ACCCAAATAAGAGATCACTTTTGGATTGGGATACAAGGTACAACATAATCGAAGGTGTTGCTCGAGGACTACTTTATCTTCATGAAGATTCACGTGTAAGAATCATCCATCGTGATCTCAAAGCTAGTAACATTTTGTTAGATGCGCAAATGAATGCCAAAATAACAGATTTTGGTATAGCAAGATTGTTTAACCCTGATGAAACACAAGGCAATACACATAGGGTTGTGGGGACCTA TGGTTATATGGCACCAGAATACATAATGCATGGCAAATTCTCAAGGAAATTAGATGTCTTTAGCTTTGGAGTGTTGCTGTTAGAAATAATAACAGGCCAACAAAACCAAAGTTTCAGAAACGACGATAATCTCTACCTTATCAGCTAC GCATGGAGAAGTTGGCGAGATGAAACATTATCGAATATAATAGACCCGGTGTTATTAAGAGGATCAAGTTCATCAACCGACATCGTTAGATGTATTCACATAGCCTTATTATGTGTTCAAAAAGATGCCGTAGATAGGCCAACGATGTCTGAGGTTGTTTCTATGCTCAATAGCTTCTCCCTCACTCTCCAAGTACCATTAGAGCCTGCGTTTTTCACTGAAAATAGTGCTGATCATGTCAATGCTTCGAATGAGAATTTTATAGGATCATCATCGAAGATTTTTATAAATAGCGCTTCAACTTCTGAGACAATTCCTCGATAA
- the LOC110942358 gene encoding putative receptor-like protein kinase At4g00960 isoform X3 → MTPPPLLTYYIPLSSPQTIAHLIKYIMLKNSDKMKAHVIPARKDTSLTRIVTSMVMATSAFVMIVVSICIFAMLRKKKLLEKSIENKLSRIVEFSEYDFHTVKKATNDFSEDNKIGHGGFGVVYKGELQNGRLIAVKRLSINSGQGEPQFKNEVMLVAKLHHRNLVGLLGFCLEGSERLLIYEFLPNSSLDKLLFDPNKRSLLDWDTRYNIIEGVARGLLYLHEDSRVRIIHRDLKASNILLDAQMNAKITDFGIARLFNPDETQGNTHRVVGTYGYMAPEYIMHGKFSRKLDVFSFGVLLLEIITGQQNQSFRNDDNLYLISYAWRSWRDETLSNIIDPVLLRGSSSSTDIVRCIHIALLCVQKDAVDRPTMSEVVSMLNSFSLTLQVPLEPAFFTENSADHVNASNENFIGSSSKIFINSASTSETIPR, encoded by the exons ATGACCCCACCACCGTTACTAACCTACTATATTCCACTATCATCACCACAAACGATTGCACACTTGATTAAATATATTATGCTTAAAAACTCTGATAAAATGAAAGCTCATG TGATTCCCGCAAGAAAAGATACAAGTTTAACTCGAATAGTAACATCCATGGTCATGGCGACGTCCGCATTTGTTATGATAGTAGTTTCTATTTGCATCTTTGCAATGTTGAGGAAGAAGAAATTGCTTGAAAAAAGTATAGAAA ATAAACTTTCGCGCATTGTAGAATTTTCGGAATATGATTTTCATACAGTGAAGAAAGCAACAAATGATTTCTCTGAAGACAACAAAATCGGACATGGAGGGTTCGGAGTCGTTTACAAG GGGGAGCTCCAAAATGGACGTTTAATAGCAGTGAAGAGGTTGTCAATTAATTCCGGACAAGGTGAACCACAGTTCAAAAACGAGGTGATGTTGGTCGCTAAGCTTCACCATCGTAATTTAGTTGGGTTGCTTGGTTTCTGTTTAGAAGGGAGCGAAAGACTCCTCATATACGAGTTTTTGCCAAATTCAAGCCTAGATAAACTTTTATTTG ACCCAAATAAGAGATCACTTTTGGATTGGGATACAAGGTACAACATAATCGAAGGTGTTGCTCGAGGACTACTTTATCTTCATGAAGATTCACGTGTAAGAATCATCCATCGTGATCTCAAAGCTAGTAACATTTTGTTAGATGCGCAAATGAATGCCAAAATAACAGATTTTGGTATAGCAAGATTGTTTAACCCTGATGAAACACAAGGCAATACACATAGGGTTGTGGGGACCTA TGGTTATATGGCACCAGAATACATAATGCATGGCAAATTCTCAAGGAAATTAGATGTCTTTAGCTTTGGAGTGTTGCTGTTAGAAATAATAACAGGCCAACAAAACCAAAGTTTCAGAAACGACGATAATCTCTACCTTATCAGCTAC GCATGGAGAAGTTGGCGAGATGAAACATTATCGAATATAATAGACCCGGTGTTATTAAGAGGATCAAGTTCATCAACCGACATCGTTAGATGTATTCACATAGCCTTATTATGTGTTCAAAAAGATGCCGTAGATAGGCCAACGATGTCTGAGGTTGTTTCTATGCTCAATAGCTTCTCCCTCACTCTCCAAGTACCATTAGAGCCTGCGTTTTTCACTGAAAATAGTGCTGATCATGTCAATGCTTCGAATGAGAATTTTATAGGATCATCATCGAAGATTTTTATAAATAGCGCTTCAACTTCTGAGACAATTCCTCGATAA